The sequence below is a genomic window from Streptococcus pantholopis.
AGGTAATCAGGAATACGAAATTGTCAATACTCAAGACGGCACGACAGAAGCCATTGCTGTAGCCCCGGTTGTTAATGGCACGACGGACTACAGCCAAACGGCTATCGTTGTGGCAGGGATATAAAAATTCTGACAAATGGCACTTGTTTTTTCGGTATCACTGTGCTATACTAACAACAATTAAAACGAATTACTGAAGTTGTCTACAGGGAACAAGGAGCAGGCTATGGCTAAAAGGAAAAAGATAAGCAGACCGGCTAAAGTGTTTTGGGGACTGCTGGCTGTGGTTCTCATCGCTATCACAGGAACTTGGGGGTATAATCGCTATATGCAAAAGAAAAAGGTTGAACAGCTTTACCAGCATGGCTTTCGATTGCTGGAGGAACAAATCGCCACTTACATCAAAGAGAACTATTCCGGTGTCCGTAAAATCGAGTTTTCACCTATTTATAGAGATGGTGACGGGCGCTTTACGATGCTAACGGCTGAAGTGGTACCAATCCTATACGATGAGTATGGAAATAAAGCACAGTTTGGCGGGAAAATAAACCATTTTGGCTATCCCAGCTATGGACTTCTCAATTATCTGCGGATAGACTGGGATGTCTCTGGCACAGAAATAATTGAACTGGCCAGCGGGAAAGATTATTATGTCGAAGTGACTTATGGAGATAGCTTGCCAGAGGATACGAAATGGACAGAAAATGAGGATATCGACATCAATATTGAAGCCCTAGTAGATATAGGAAAGCTGAAAGGAATTGAAAAGTCAGCTCAAGGCAGTCCGTCGGCTGAGGTCCACTATAATGTAACATTTAAGAAGGGGATACTCAAATAAAAAGGAGGGGTAGGTATGACGCTGACAGATAAAAAGATACAGAATTTACAGGGGGTTGTTAAAAAATATGCTTCATACAAAGAAGGAGAGATATTTAAAGTCCCTGAAACAAACGAATATTACCAAGTAGTCAACAGCATAGATGAGACGACTCAGGCTCTGGCCGTTGTTCCGGTGGATAATATCAAGGGAGATAATCCAGATTATAACCAAACCACCATTGTGGTGGCCGGCACTCAGCTGGTTGGCAAAGAAGGTTTTGGTGAGGAAGCTTGGAACTCCACTAAAAATGTGATTGAAGCTAGAAGCGGGATGACCCCACAGGTGGACGATATTTCCGATTTTTATAACAGCACAGCTGCCAAACTGGAAAAAGAGCATGGCGGCGGGACCATTTCCAACATGTCCGGCTTCAGCCAGTCGGGTCCGGCAGTTGCTAAAGTGGCCGCAGAGCATCAGGTTCCCAAGATCACCAACTTCATGGACTGGGCAGCCAGCAGCGCTCTCTATTCTAAGGCTAATCCTAAAGGCATAACCGCTGAGGAGAAGGCTTGGCTGGATCAGCACGCCACCATTTATATGGATTCGACCAGAGATGTGACCTATCTGGATGGGAAAAATCATGGGGACATTCCTTACGGCAAGAAATATATTGTTGAAGGCACAGGGGACCCCATTTCCGACCATGACACGGCTTTTCCCCGTATTAAGGGGAATGGTCTAGATATAGACTGGTATGTCAAGCACGGCCAGTTTGCTTCCGGCATGACCAAGGAGCAGGTGATTAAGGTGGCCAGAAAGAAGGCTAAAGAAGCCGCGAAAAACTGGGATATTAAAGACCCCAGCACTTGGTTTAACAGCACCGATTACCGGTTTTATCTGCTGAGATATGTTATGACCTACGGCGACTTTGCGGTTGGACCAAGCCAGACTGAGTTGCTGAGCTCTTACAAGAAGACGGTTAAGGAGCTGAGAAGTCAGCTGAAAACAGCGACAGGGTCTAAGCGAATCAGCTTGCGGGAGGAGCTGTTGCGGGCAGTTGCTGAGAAAGCTAGGCTGCAGGCCGAGCTTAAAGTTCAAGAGATTAAAGATGAGATTGCTCAGGCAAAAGAAGCTCTGCAGGCTGACATTAGGGCGACGCGTCAGGCTATGTACCAAATAGCAGAAGAACTGACGGATAGTGAAGTGGCCGAACTGCTGAGTCCTTACACTATGGAGAATTTATGGGACAGTCAGGCAGAGGCCCAAAATCTGGCAGAAGCTGATGCCTACCAGAACAGGATGATGGCTTTTGCGGATAAGCTGGATGCAGCGGCAGACAATCTAATAGCGACCGATCAGGAAGGGGCAGCTTTGTTTTCGACTAACAACAAGTAGGCAGACAGAGGTGCATAAAGGGCATTGTCACTGAAGCATAGAAGGTGGGAATCTTATGGGAGTAACGGCTGATTTAGACACGCTTGTCCAAGCGGCCAAGGAGACCAAGAAAGCGCAGGAGCGTTTGGCTATTCAGGGAGCTTTGTCGGCAAAGCAAGTCGATTGGGAGAGCCAATCGTTTGATTTACAGAGCCGTTTAGAGACGAAAGCTTCTGAACTGCAGACTTTAGCGCAGGGAACGATAGCTTCTGAGCTGGCGGATTGTTTTACGGGTCAGGCAGCCGACAGTGCAGCGGCCTATCTGGCCGAATGGCCTCAGGCAGACTTTAGCAGTTTGATACGAGCTTAGAATCGCTGGCACAGCTGTAGATACAAGAAGCCAGTCATTATCAGAATCTCTCTGATTTATTGAATCTTTTATAAAACAGTTGGTCTTTGGACCAGCTGTTTTTTCATTAGAACCTGTATTCACAAAAAATGTTAAACTAAAACTATGACACGAAAAGCATATGATACTGATTTAACTGATGAAGAATGGGCTAAGCTAGAACCCTATTTTTCTAAACATCGTACCTATAAATGGGCCAAACGAGAACTTGTTAATGCGACCTTGTACATCACCAAAACAGGCTGTCAGTGGCGCATGCTTCCCCATGACTTTCCCCCATATCCAACTGTGTGGATCTTCTTTCGTCGTGCTAAGGAAAGTGGGCTTTGGGATACCATTTTAGCAGAGCTTGTTAAAAAAAGCGACTAAAAGCGGGTAGAGCAGTCTCTCCAACCTATGCTATCATTGATTCTCAAAGCGTGAAGACAACGGATGCGGCAGAGGAACGTGGCATTGATGGCGGCAAAAAAGTCAAAGGGAGAAAGCGCCACATCGTTGTTGACACCATGGGAAATCTTCTTGATGTTGTGGTTCATGCGGCCAATCTCCATGACAGCACATCAGGGATTTTGGTCGCGCGTCAAGTGATGGCGCAAATTCCAACCATCAAGGCTTTTTCGTCAGATGCTGGCTATCGGAAAAGCTTTGAGGAGATGATGACTCAGGAGTTTCAGTGTCCAGTAGACATTTCTGAGAAAATTAAGGGAAGCTGGCAAATCATCCCTAAGCGTTGGGTCGTGGAGAGAACCTTTTCGTGGTTGAATCACTCTCGAAGGTTAGCCAAGGATGTCAAAAAATCAGTATCATCAGAAGTCGCTTTTGTAAAACTATCACAAATTAGTCGGATTTTAAGAACCTTATGATCTTGTGAATACAGGTTCTTAGACTTTATCGGCAGTGCAGACACATTAAATAGGGTTAGTAAATATGATATGGCACTGAGTAAAAATATAAAAAATGTCAAAAAAGAGGAAATTTTTTAAAAGATATTGACAGCGCTTGCATTTCGATTTATAATAATTTTGTAAAAAGTTACGGTTTTTTTTGACAAAAATTTCACAAAAAGAGGTGGACTATGGACTATAAAGAATTAGCCCAAGCTATTGTAACAAATGTCGGCGGCCCTGAAAATATTAATATTTTGTCGCATTGTATGACCCGTCTGCGGTTTAACCTGAAAGATGTTTCTAAAGCCAATAAGGAGAATTTAGAAAATCTCAACGGTGTTATCGGTGTCGTTTATGCTGGCGGCCAGTATATGGTCATTTTAGGGGAGCATTTGCTTCAGACCTATGATATTCTGATGAAAGACTATGATATTAAATCCGGCGGCGTCGTTGATGAAAATCTTGATGGGGACCTTGCTCCCAAAGAGTCTTGGACCTGGCGGAATGCAGGAAATAAAATCATCGGCTTTGTCGCAAATTCCGTGACACCGATGATTCCTGGTTTGATTGCCGGTGGTATGCTCAAAGTTGCACTTTTGCTGGTTGTCACTTTTGTCAGTTCTGATTTTGAAGCAACATCAAGCTATGCTTTGCTATCAGCAATTGCCGATGCACCGTTTTATTTTATGCCTATTTTTGTTGCTTACGGTGCAGCCACAAAGCTTGGCGGTACACCTATTTACGCTATGGCTGCTGCAGCCTCTCTGCTGCACGGCAACTTTACAGAATTAGTCACACAAGGCGATCCGATCAGCCTTTTTGGTCTGAATGTCCGCCTGCTTTCTTACGGCACATCGCTTCTTCCTGCCTTACTGATTGCTATTGTTGCTTATTATACTGAAAGATTGTTGAATAAGCTGATTCCTAATATCTTTAAGGCAATTTTTGTTGGAATGGGAACAATCTTTGTCGCCGGAAGTTTGGGCTATTTGATTTTAGGGCCGCTGGGCAATATGATCGGACAAGGCATAGCGGCTGTCTTTATGTTCTTGGACAATACAGTCGGTCCGCTGGCAGTCGGCCTATTGGCAGCTGTTCTTCCTTGGCTGGTTATGGCCGGAATGCATACAGCCCTGACCCCTTTTATGCCGCAGCTTTTGGTGAAACCAGGTTACGATGCGATGCTGCGCCCCGCATTTCTTATGCATAATATGGCTGAGGGAGGAGCAGTCATCGGCGTTATTGCCCGTACGAAAGATAAAATCAAGCGCAGTGAATATATTTCTATTGCTATCGGCTGTATTGTTGCCGGCGTAACCGAACCTGCTATTTACGGGGTCAACCTGAAATACAAAAAGCCCATGTATGCCGTCATGGCGGGCGGTTTTGCCGGCGGTGTTGTAGCTAGTTTATTAGGTGCCAGAGCCTACGAGATGGGCTATTCTAATGTCTTAGCCCTGCCAATCTTTGCTGAAACCGCTATGGCAGCTGCTGTTGGGATTGTCGTAACGATTATTGTTGCTGCAATTGTTAGTTATATTTTAGGAATTGAAAACGATACAGAAAAAGAGCAGAAGCAAGTGACAGAACCTGTCCAGCAAAAGGTTGCCGATTCAGCTGTTTTAGCTGTTGCTGATGCCGAATTGCTTCCTCTTGAAAAGGTTGATGACCCTGTATTTGCTCAAAGACTTATGGGAGACGGTGTCGCTTTTGAACTGAAAAGTGATTTTATCTCTGCTCCAGCTAACGGTGAGCTGACAACTGTTTTTCCAACCGGACATGCCTTTGGTCTGACACGCCCTGATGGTGTAGAAATGCTCGTACACATCGGCATTAATACAGTTGAATTAAATGGCAAGGGCTTCGATGTTCTGGCAAAGACCGGTGATAAAGTGCGTGCCGGTCAGCCGATTATTAAAGTTGACCGGGAAGCTATCGCTAAGCAAGACTATGATGCAACAACCATGCTGATTATTACGGATTCGAAAGATAAGACTATTAAGCTTCTGACATCCGGTAAGGTGAAACAGGGACAGATCCTGAATGAGGAGGAAAAAGAATTATGACTTATGAGTTGCCCAAAGGCTTTTTATGGGGCGGAGCTACAGCTGATTTTCAGTACGAAGGCGGTTTTTCTGAAGGCGGCCGCGGTCTGTCATCGCACGATTATGAAACGGACGGCTCCAAGGATAATCCCAGACATCATACGATGAAGATGCCGGACGGTCAGATTATTGCCCCCAGAAGTTCTTTCTTTTATGCCGACCCAGTCCCTCCGGAAGCCCAGCCTGTCTTTCTGGAAGACGCCTACTATCCCAGCCATCAGGCAGTAGATTTTTACCACCATTACAAGGAAGACATTGCCTTGATGGCCGGGATGGGCTTCAATGTTTTTCGTTTTTCAATCTGCTGGAGTCGCATTTTCCCAACAGGTGAAGAAACGGAACCAAATGAAGATGGACTTGCCTTTTATGATCAGGTTATTGACGAGATGCTCAAATATGGCATGGAACCGCTCATCACTATCTGCCACGATGAGATGCCCATGCATTTAGCTCTGAAGTATAATGGCTGGTCCTCCCGCAAGGTTATTGACTGTTACCTCAACTATTGCCGTGTGCTTTTCGAACGCTACGGCGACCGCTGCCGTTATTGGCTGACTTTTAATGAAATCAATGCTGTTCGCGGCTTCGGCCCCTGCGGAACCCGGGAATCAAGCGGACAGGCGCATTATCAGGCTGTTCATCACATGTTTGTAGCCAGCGCCAAAGCGGTAAAATTGGGACATGAGCTCATGCCTGACAGTCAGTTTGGTACCATGTACGCAATGAGTGAACTTTATCCGGCCAGCTGTAAACCTGAAGATGTCTTCCACCGTCTGCAGGAACGCCGAGAGAATTGGTATTTTATTGATACGATGGGCCGCGGCTATTACCACCCTTATGCTAAAGATATTTGGAGGCGGCGGGGGGTCAAGGAGATTGTAATGGAAGCTGGGGATACAGAGATTCTCTTAGAGGGTCAGCTGGATTTCATCTCTTTCAGCTATTACCGCTCGAATACGACCAAGGCAGGTGATGATTGGTTTACTGTCGGTGGTTCACCTAATCCGTATCTGGAGGAAACACCGTGGGGATGGCCGGTTGATCCGCTCGGTCTGCGCCATGTAATGAACGAGATCTATGACAGGATACAAAAGCCGATTTTTATTGTGGAAAATGGTATGGGGGCTGTTGATGAGCTGGATGAAAACGGCCTAGTTCAAGATGACTACCGCATTGCTTATCTGCGTGACCATCTCCAGGCAATGGCCGATGCCATTAACATTGATGGTGTTGACTGTCTGGGTTATACGATGTGGGGACCTATTGACTTGATTTCACTATCAACAGGAGAGATGAAGAAACGCTACGGCTTTATTTATGTGGATATGGATGATAAAGGCCGGGGTAGTCTTAAGCGGACCCCTAAAAAATCCTATTATTGGATAAAAGAAATCATTGCTTCAAATGGCGCTAAATTAGCAGAATAAAAAAAGAGAGCGGAACAGATCGGTCAGTATCAGAAACCGATTGTCCCACTCTCTTTTATTTTTCACTGAATTGACTGAGGCGGATAACTTCGATTTTGTACCCATCAGGATCAGTGATAAAGTAATACATGTTTGGCTTGCCAGGCAGACCTGACAGCTTTGTCACAGGATAGCCCGCTTCTTCATGAGCTGCATGGCTGGCTTCAAGGTCATCAACGCCGACAGCGATATGGCCGTAACCATCTCCTAAATCGTAGGCCCCATGACCGTAGTTGTAAGTCAGCTCCAATTCATAATCGGGGTCATCCGGCAAGGCCAGATAGACCAAAGTAAATTCAGCATCAGGGAAATCATTGCGGCGCACTTCCTTAAATCCAAGAGCTTCTTGATAAAAAGCCAATGATTTTTCCAAATCTTTAACACGGATACAGGTATGTAAAAATTTCATAAAAACCTCCATTTACACAAGATACAAAGCCCGTTAAAAAATCCGAATGAAAATAGGGGATGGCAAGTGTTGCTGGCATCACGCTGACAGCCATCTTTTTCACTAGGATTTTAGGGCGTGTTCAATTCAAACAAGATACAAAGCCCGTTAAGAACGCAACAGGAAAATAGGCGGTAAGCCAGAAATCTTCGATTTCGTAGGCGCACCCCTGCCAAGACGACTAGAAGGGTGCGGTCGGCCGCTAGGACGATAAAGCCTTCAGACGTCTACGGCTGGCGGTAAGCCAGAAATCTTCGATTTCGTAGGCGCACCCCTGCCAGAACGATTAGAAAGGTGCAGTCGACTGTTAAGGCGACAAAGCTTTCAGTCGTTTACGGCTGCCTAACTGTGAAATCAGTTCTATATTTGACAATGCTTTTTCCCGCAGCGTTTAAGGCGTGTTCAATTAATAAGATACAAAGCCCGTTAAAAAATCCGAATGAAAATAGGGGATGGCAAGTGTTGCTGGCATCACGCTGACAGCCATCTTTTTCACTAGGATTTTAGGGCGTGTTCAATTCAAACAAGATACAAAGCCCGTTAAGAACGCAATAGGAAAATAGGCGGTAAGCCAGAAATCTTCGATTTCGTTTGCGCACCCCTGCCAAGACGACTAGAAGGGTGCGGTCGGCCGCTAGGACGATAAAGCCTTCAGACGTCTACGGCTGGCGGTAAGTCCGAAATCTTTGATTTCATCTGATGTCCCTCGAAGTATTTGCTGCTGTGCGGGCAGGCCTTTTTGCTGCTTCAGTGTTTTTTAGCGAGGCTGGTCGTTAAAAATAACTTCAGCCCGCGGTTTGCGGGAGCGTGGATGCTTAGGGTCACGCAGGCGGTACCCCAGAGAAAGCATTGAGGCAATCCCTTCTTTTTCCTGATCAATCAAGCCATACTGGGCTAAGATACTATTGACTTTCTCATAGTTAAAACCTTCAATAGGACAAGAATCAATACCAATCATTGCTGCCGCTGTCATCATATTAGCTAAAGCAATATAGGTTTGTTTAGCTGTCCAGTCAAAAAGAGCCCTTGGATTATCAGCTATCTGCATATCATTTTTCTGAAAAGACTCATAAGTAACTAAGCGTTTAGACAATGCCTCACCTTCACCGACCCCTCGCCTTACTAGGCTTTCTCTGACAGAATCAGTGTCATAGCGGGCGTTTTTCTCAGCGATGAGCAAAACAAAATGACTGGCTGTTTCTAACTGGTATTCAGCTCCCCAAGAAGCATCTTTAAGCGCTTTTTTAATAGCTTCATTTTCCAGAAGAATAAAGCGCCAGGCTTCCAGACCTATTGAAGAAGGGCTGAGCCAGGCAGCATCCAAAATATAATCCAAATCTTCCTGAGGAATTTTTTGGTCATTATAAACACGGACCGCCATCCGAAAATCAAAAGCAGCACGAACCTGACGCTTGATATCCTCTTTATTACTCATAAAAAACCTCCATTCCACAAGATACAAAGCCCGTTAAAAGAGCAAAGCAAAAATGACGGAAAGCCAGAAATCTTCGATTTCGTCTGCGCCCCTCTGCCAGGACGACTAGAAGGGAGTTGACGCTCTTTTCTTACAACCTACAAATATGTTCTTACCCCTATCATAGCATTTTCATAAAAAACTTGCTAGCTTTGCTATTATTATAAAAACGGTAAAATAAACTGGATCCAAATAAAGGATAAAGGCATGACGAGTACCATAGCCGGAATCATATCGGCAATAGGGAACATTCTCAGTCTAGCTATTCGAAAACCCGTCGCCAGCATAAGAAAGCCGCCGCAGGCTTTAAAATCAGCAATCATATCAGGAGTCGTCAGAGGCATAATGAAAACTGCCAGATAGAAAAGACAGCTGAGAATGATAAACTGCGGGATAGCAATCAGTGAGACGACATAGCCTAAATTACAGGCAAAGATAGCAGCGGTAAAGAAGTCTAATATAGATTTTGAAATAAGGATAGTGGAATCGCCTGTTATTCCCGCCTCCAAACTGCCGTAAATACCGGTGCCGCTGGCACAAAAAAGCACAATAATTGTTAGCAGGCTGGCGAGGTAGTCTTCCTGTGAAAAGGCTGAATGGCCATTTGAAACTAATTTTGCCATACTGCGCTGCATCAGTGCACCGCCTTTGTTAATCCAGTCACCGATGTGGAGAGCAAGCCCAATCCCTGTTCCGATAACAAGGGCAAAAATGACTGCAGGCATATATTTCATCAGTCCGATAGATGATATACCCATTCCCATTGAACAGACGCCGAAAATCAAATTGATTTGTGTTTTAAAATTCTCAGAAAACTTATTTCCAACGAGACCGCCTAGCAGTCCTCCTAAAACAACAGATAAAGAATTAATTATAACACCGGTAGGCATGCCGTTTCCTCCTTGATATATTTATCATTATTTTATCACGAAATCTTTAAAAAACAATACGAAATAAGCATAGGCTTTCCTCCAAAATTTGATTTGCAAAACGAAGGATTCATTAAAAAATTCATTAAAAAATGCCAAATTTCAAGTCCAAATTAGCCATTTTGCAAAAATTCTCTAGGAGATTTATAATCCAGCACTTTTTTAGGATAGTTGTTGATCCAATTTTCAATAAATGCGACTTGTTGTTGAGTCGCATTTTTGCTTCCCTTAGGTAACCAACGCCTAATGAGTCTATTGTGGTTCTCATTAGTTCCTCTCTCTCAAGAAGAATAGGGGTGAGCGTAATAAATATGCTCAGGATCAAAAACATCAGATAGACGGCTAAACTCCGTTCCGTTATCCGCTGTGATTGAGTTAATCTGATACTCTTGTAAGATAGTTCTCAAAGCTTGATTAACCGAATCAGCTGATTTATCAGGAATGAGTCGGATAATTTGATAGCGGCTTTTTCTGTCCGTTAAGGTTAATAAACACTCGTTTTTAGCTCGTGTCTGAATAACCGTATCAATCTCAAAATCACCGCTATTGTCACGCTTATTAATGCTTTCTGGTCGTTGCTCAATTGATTTTCCAGCAGCTTTAAAGTTAGGGCTGGCTTGTTTCTTCCTAACTCTCTCTTTGCGAGGATAAAGCAGGTTAGCTTTGGTCACCCCTAATTGTCCATGATGAATTCAGTAATAGATTGTTGAGATAGAAACAGGAATACCTTTGGCTTTTACCATCATTTCAGGAGAGTATTTCTGTTTCATGTAGTGAACAATCTTTTCTTTAATTTCCCCAGTTAGGGAGAACTGTTTCACAGAATGCTTACGATGTTTTTCATAGCTTTTCTGTGAAAGTCAGCTGAGTAACTCATTTCAAACTTCCCTTTACGCACCTGTTGTCTAACTTGCCCTCGCTTGACTTCGTTGTTAATGGTTTGAGGAGCTTTAGCTAATCTTCTAGCGATTTCACGATTGGAGTGCCCTTCTTTGAGCCAGCACTCACTATTTCTACGGTCTGCTAGTGTTAAATGTTTGCCTTTTGGT
It includes:
- a CDS encoding transposase, producing MTRKAYDTDLTDEEWAKLEPYFSKHRTYKWAKRELVNATLYITKTGCQWRMLPHDFPPYPTVWIFFRRAKESGLWDTILAELVKKSD
- a CDS encoding transposase; translation: MDSQSVKTTDAAEERGIDGGKKVKGRKRHIVVDTMGNLLDVVVHAANLHDSTSGILVARQVMAQIPTIKAFSSDAGYRKSFEEMMTQEFQCPVDISEKIKGSWQIIPKRWVVERTFSWLNHSRRLAKDVKKSVSSEVAFVKLSQISRILRTL
- a CDS encoding glucose PTS transporter subunit IIA; the encoded protein is MDYKELAQAIVTNVGGPENINILSHCMTRLRFNLKDVSKANKENLENLNGVIGVVYAGGQYMVILGEHLLQTYDILMKDYDIKSGGVVDENLDGDLAPKESWTWRNAGNKIIGFVANSVTPMIPGLIAGGMLKVALLLVVTFVSSDFEATSSYALLSAIADAPFYFMPIFVAYGAATKLGGTPIYAMAAAASLLHGNFTELVTQGDPISLFGLNVRLLSYGTSLLPALLIAIVAYYTERLLNKLIPNIFKAIFVGMGTIFVAGSLGYLILGPLGNMIGQGIAAVFMFLDNTVGPLAVGLLAAVLPWLVMAGMHTALTPFMPQLLVKPGYDAMLRPAFLMHNMAEGGAVIGVIARTKDKIKRSEYISIAIGCIVAGVTEPAIYGVNLKYKKPMYAVMAGGFAGGVVASLLGARAYEMGYSNVLALPIFAETAMAAAVGIVVTIIVAAIVSYILGIENDTEKEQKQVTEPVQQKVADSAVLAVADAELLPLEKVDDPVFAQRLMGDGVAFELKSDFISAPANGELTTVFPTGHAFGLTRPDGVEMLVHIGINTVELNGKGFDVLAKTGDKVRAGQPIIKVDREAIAKQDYDATTMLIITDSKDKTIKLLTSGKVKQGQILNEEEKEL
- a CDS encoding glycoside hydrolase family 1 protein is translated as MTYELPKGFLWGGATADFQYEGGFSEGGRGLSSHDYETDGSKDNPRHHTMKMPDGQIIAPRSSFFYADPVPPEAQPVFLEDAYYPSHQAVDFYHHYKEDIALMAGMGFNVFRFSICWSRIFPTGEETEPNEDGLAFYDQVIDEMLKYGMEPLITICHDEMPMHLALKYNGWSSRKVIDCYLNYCRVLFERYGDRCRYWLTFNEINAVRGFGPCGTRESSGQAHYQAVHHMFVASAKAVKLGHELMPDSQFGTMYAMSELYPASCKPEDVFHRLQERRENWYFIDTMGRGYYHPYAKDIWRRRGVKEIVMEAGDTEILLEGQLDFISFSYYRSNTTKAGDDWFTVGGSPNPYLEETPWGWPVDPLGLRHVMNEIYDRIQKPIFIVENGMGAVDELDENGLVQDDYRIAYLRDHLQAMADAINIDGVDCLGYTMWGPIDLISLSTGEMKKRYGFIYVDMDDKGRGSLKRTPKKSYYWIKEIIASNGAKLAE
- a CDS encoding VOC family protein; translated protein: MKFLHTCIRVKDLEKSLAFYQEALGFKEVRRNDFPDAEFTLVYLALPDDPDYELELTYNYGHGAYDLGDGYGHIAVGVDDLEASHAAHEEAGYPVTKLSGLPGKPNMYYFITDPDGYKIEVIRLSQFSEK
- a CDS encoding NAD(P)H-dependent oxidoreductase, translating into MSNKEDIKRQVRAAFDFRMAVRVYNDQKIPQEDLDYILDAAWLSPSSIGLEAWRFILLENEAIKKALKDASWGAEYQLETASHFVLLIAEKNARYDTDSVRESLVRRGVGEGEALSKRLVTYESFQKNDMQIADNPRALFDWTAKQTYIALANMMTAAAMIGIDSCPIEGFNYEKVNSILAQYGLIDQEKEGIASMLSLGYRLRDPKHPRSRKPRAEVIFNDQPR
- a CDS encoding DUF554 domain-containing protein, whose product is MPTGVIINSLSVVLGGLLGGLVGNKFSENFKTQINLIFGVCSMGMGISSIGLMKYMPAVIFALVIGTGIGLALHIGDWINKGGALMQRSMAKLVSNGHSAFSQEDYLASLLTIIVLFCASGTGIYGSLEAGITGDSTILISKSILDFFTAAIFACNLGYVVSLIAIPQFIILSCLFYLAVFIMPLTTPDMIADFKACGGFLMLATGFRIARLRMFPIADMIPAMVLVMPLSFIWIQFILPFL